One genomic region from Bradyrhizobium icense encodes:
- the phnD gene encoding phosphonate ABC transporter substrate-binding protein — protein MFNRLIILAAAAGLVFSASPASAQDWKAKYPELVFAKVPDENASGTTNRWTPLAEYLSRELGTKVTLRIANDYAAVIEGQRAGNIHIAMYGPASYARAYIVGAKVEPFAIEVNGDGTKGYYSVLYVKSDSSYKDIKDLKGKNLCLVDPNSTSGNNVPRFAMDKMGIDPEKFFSKVVYSGSHENAVIGLAQGTCDAAFNWWNDEKESNLLRMERKGMAKAADFRIILKSEQIVNSPMAYLGSLPADLKAAIKKAVLEIAVKDKAAFDKIYEGKQLPFVEVDHKAYEAVIDLTKFVDSLRKQKS, from the coding sequence ATGTTCAACCGTCTTATTATTCTCGCCGCTGCGGCGGGATTGGTGTTCTCAGCTTCCCCCGCATCAGCCCAGGACTGGAAAGCAAAATATCCCGAACTGGTGTTCGCCAAGGTCCCCGATGAGAATGCTTCGGGCACGACCAACCGTTGGACGCCTTTGGCGGAGTATCTGTCCCGCGAGCTCGGCACGAAGGTGACGCTGCGGATCGCCAACGACTACGCCGCCGTGATCGAAGGCCAGCGGGCCGGCAACATCCATATCGCGATGTACGGTCCGGCGTCTTATGCACGTGCCTACATTGTCGGCGCCAAGGTCGAGCCGTTCGCGATCGAAGTGAATGGCGACGGCACCAAGGGCTATTACTCGGTCCTCTATGTCAAAAGCGACTCGAGCTACAAGGACATCAAGGACTTGAAAGGCAAGAATCTCTGCCTTGTCGACCCCAATTCAACGTCAGGAAACAACGTGCCGCGTTTCGCGATGGACAAGATGGGCATCGACCCGGAGAAGTTCTTTTCCAAGGTGGTTTATTCGGGAAGTCATGAAAACGCGGTGATCGGGCTTGCCCAGGGTACCTGCGATGCGGCGTTCAACTGGTGGAACGACGAAAAAGAATCGAACCTGCTGCGGATGGAACGCAAGGGCATGGCGAAGGCCGCCGATTTCAGGATCATCCTGAAGTCCGAACAGATTGTGAATTCGCCGATGGCATATCTCGGTAGCCTGCCTGCCGACCTTAAGGCGGCGATTAAGAAGGCAGTGCTGGAAATTGCAGTGAAGGACAAGGCCGCTTTCGACAAGATTTACGAGGGGAAGCAACTGCCTTTCGTCGAGGTTGACCACAAGGCCTATGAGGCCGTGATCGATCTGACCAAATTTGTCGACAGCCTGCGCAAGCAGAAGTCCTGA
- the phnE gene encoding phosphonate ABC transporter, permease protein PhnE — MRTAVPEFPEARLRELADRYAAAVAAKRRRIWLGSAILIAAALAAGWMGDVDLWKFAENFWRFPAYFASIAPTFSFSSAWNDLSEWLWGLPRWTLLLGDTLLIAYMGTLSGAICGFVLCFLASANLVRSRAIVFVTRRVLEFCRTVPEIVFALVFVLAFGLGPLPGVLAIAIHTTGALGKQFAEVVENIDNKPIEGVAASGGSWIQIVRFGAVPQVLSNFVSYALLRFEINVRGAAVMGFVGAGGIGQDLIEAVRKFYYSDVSAILLLIVVTVMLIDFVTERVRHRLLGLEGAGT, encoded by the coding sequence ATGCGAACAGCAGTCCCCGAATTCCCGGAAGCCAGGCTGCGCGAACTGGCCGATCGCTATGCGGCTGCAGTTGCCGCGAAGCGACGGCGTATATGGCTGGGTTCGGCGATCCTGATCGCTGCGGCGCTTGCCGCCGGCTGGATGGGCGACGTCGACCTTTGGAAGTTTGCCGAGAATTTCTGGCGGTTCCCGGCCTATTTCGCCAGCATAGCTCCCACGTTTTCGTTTTCGTCTGCATGGAACGATCTCTCGGAATGGCTTTGGGGCCTGCCTCGCTGGACGCTGCTTCTCGGGGACACCCTGCTGATTGCGTACATGGGAACCCTTTCGGGAGCTATATGCGGATTCGTTCTCTGCTTCTTGGCTTCGGCCAATCTCGTCAGGTCGCGCGCGATCGTTTTCGTCACGCGGCGCGTTCTCGAATTTTGCCGGACCGTGCCGGAGATCGTCTTTGCCCTGGTTTTTGTGCTGGCATTCGGCCTGGGACCGCTTCCGGGCGTGCTCGCGATAGCGATCCATACCACGGGCGCGCTTGGCAAGCAGTTCGCCGAGGTTGTCGAGAATATCGATAACAAGCCGATCGAGGGGGTGGCGGCGAGCGGAGGAAGCTGGATTCAGATTGTCCGGTTCGGCGCGGTGCCTCAGGTTCTTTCGAATTTCGTAAGCTATGCTCTGTTGAGATTCGAGATCAACGTGCGCGGCGCGGCGGTGATGGGCTTCGTCGGCGCCGGCGGGATCGGGCAGGACTTGATCGAGGCCGTGCGCAAGTTTTACTACAGCGATGTCAGCGCCATCCTTTTGCTCATCGTCGTCACCGTCATGCTGATCGATTTTGTCACGGAGCGCGTACGTCATCGCCTCCTTGGGCTGGAGGGCGCGGGCACGTGA
- the phnE gene encoding phosphonate ABC transporter, permease protein PhnE, which translates to MISFSSENQAAIVERYPEVFRPDWWNRGKIALSLGGAVILFLFGIAQLDIPFDRLSDGMARLGGFLRLMLPPDPGSWAEALKYLNALGETVSIAFLGTLGGALLALPVALLAARNVVANRIVHFFTRRSLDTIRGVDILIWALIWVGVVGLGPFAGILAVICSDFGTFGKLFSEAIETADKNPAEGVQSAGGSHFHAVRFGLMPQVFPILLSQVLYYFESNTRSATIIGIVGAGGIGLQLAEQIRVLEWQKVSFLILLILIAVSAIDWISGKLRFAIIGQRAVA; encoded by the coding sequence GTGATTTCCTTCAGTTCTGAAAACCAGGCCGCAATCGTTGAACGCTATCCGGAGGTTTTCCGCCCGGATTGGTGGAACAGGGGAAAGATCGCACTGAGCCTCGGCGGGGCAGTTATACTTTTTCTGTTCGGGATTGCCCAGCTAGACATTCCGTTTGACCGGCTTTCTGACGGAATGGCCAGACTAGGCGGATTCCTTCGGCTTATGCTGCCGCCCGATCCTGGTTCATGGGCGGAGGCATTGAAGTATTTGAATGCGCTCGGCGAGACGGTGTCGATCGCATTTCTCGGTACGCTGGGCGGAGCACTACTGGCATTGCCAGTGGCCCTGCTGGCCGCGCGCAATGTGGTTGCGAACCGGATCGTCCACTTTTTCACACGCCGTAGCCTCGACACCATCCGCGGTGTCGATATCTTGATCTGGGCGCTCATCTGGGTCGGCGTCGTGGGATTGGGTCCGTTTGCAGGTATCCTTGCGGTCATCTGCAGCGATTTCGGGACGTTTGGAAAGCTCTTTTCAGAGGCCATCGAGACTGCGGACAAGAACCCCGCTGAAGGAGTCCAGTCGGCGGGCGGCAGCCATTTTCATGCAGTTCGGTTTGGACTGATGCCGCAGGTCTTTCCGATTCTGCTGAGCCAAGTGCTTTACTATTTCGAATCGAATACGCGATCGGCGACGATTATCGGAATCGTCGGGGCCGGCGGAATCGGCCTTCAGCTTGCCGAACAGATCCGGGTGCTGGAATGGCAAAAGGTATCGTTTCTGATTCTGCTAATCCTCATCGCGGTTTCCGCAATTGACTGGATTTCGGGCAAACTCCGCTTCGCGATCATTGGACAGCGCGCGGTCGCGTGA
- the phnF gene encoding phosphonate metabolism transcriptional regulator PhnF: MSLQESSGVALWRQVADGIERGIADGRFAAGEKLPGEIEIADTYRVNRHTVRRALAALAERGLVRAERGSGTYVEAQRLAYPLRSRTRFSEIVGAGGREPRGQLIDTSEEPATRELARELGLKTGAPLIRIESVRLADRTPICVSTSWLSADRFPDAGAVFANARSMTKLLAHYGVRDYRRASTRVTAGIVDATDAARLDLALGRPVLVVDSTDVDTGDKPLVTKRSRFAAERVEFLIENS, translated from the coding sequence ATGAGCCTGCAGGAGAGTTCCGGCGTCGCCTTATGGCGGCAGGTCGCCGACGGCATCGAGCGCGGCATTGCCGACGGCCGCTTTGCCGCGGGCGAAAAGCTGCCGGGCGAGATCGAGATCGCCGATACCTATCGGGTCAACCGCCACACCGTGCGGCGCGCACTGGCTGCGCTTGCCGAACGCGGCCTGGTGCGTGCCGAACGCGGCAGCGGCACCTATGTCGAGGCGCAGCGCCTCGCCTATCCCTTGCGCTCGCGGACGCGATTTTCCGAAATCGTCGGCGCCGGCGGCCGCGAGCCGCGCGGCCAATTGATCGATACCTCCGAAGAGCCCGCGACGCGCGAGCTGGCCCGTGAGCTCGGACTGAAGACCGGCGCGCCCCTGATCCGGATCGAATCGGTGCGGCTCGCTGACCGCACGCCGATCTGCGTCAGCACCAGTTGGCTTTCTGCCGATCGCTTCCCGGACGCCGGAGCGGTCTTCGCCAACGCGCGCTCAATGACCAAACTGCTGGCGCATTACGGCGTCCGCGATTACCGCCGCGCCTCGACCCGCGTCACCGCCGGCATCGTGGACGCCACCGACGCCGCACGACTCGATCTCGCGCTCGGCCGTCCCGTGCTCGTGGTTGACAGTACCGATGTCGACACCGGCGACAAGCCGCTCGTCACCAAGCGATCGCGCTTTGCCGCGGAGCGCGTCGAGTTTTTGATAGAGAACAGTTGA
- the phnG gene encoding phosphonate C-P lyase system protein PhnG, producing MGLSGRNGREAQRKAAMAVLAHSGAGDIAGHLAAIAVPAHENLREPENGLVMLRGRIGGDGAPFNLGEATVSRAAVRLATGEIGFGYVLGRDRQKAQMIALCDAMVQSTELSGEVETRVIAPLREAMIADRSRKAAEAAATRVDFYTMVRGEG from the coding sequence ATGGGTTTGTCCGGACGGAACGGCAGAGAGGCGCAGCGCAAGGCGGCGATGGCGGTGCTGGCGCATTCCGGGGCTGGCGACATTGCGGGCCATCTCGCGGCGATCGCGGTACCCGCACACGAGAACCTGCGCGAGCCCGAGAACGGCCTCGTGATGCTGCGCGGCCGGATCGGCGGCGACGGCGCACCGTTCAATCTCGGCGAGGCCACGGTGTCGCGCGCGGCGGTGCGTCTTGCGACCGGCGAGATCGGCTTCGGCTACGTGCTCGGCCGCGACAGGCAGAAGGCGCAGATGATAGCGCTGTGCGATGCCATGGTGCAGTCGACGGAGCTTTCGGGTGAGGTCGAGACCAGGGTGATCGCGCCGTTACGCGAGGCCATGATCGCCGATCGCAGCCGCAAGGCGGCCGAGGCGGCGGCGACGCGGGTCGATTTCTATACCATGGTGCGCGGCGAGGGGTGA
- the phnH gene encoding phosphonate C-P lyase system protein PhnH, translating to MTTVAELPAGFADKVLSAQSTFRSVMDAMARPGNAQRVTAAVGAPAGMMGGAAAIALTLFDHDTPIWLDAAMSATPDVAKWLKFHTSAPVIADSSIASFALVGDAKSLPTLDRFAFGSNEYPDRSTTLILQVESLTQGPTFEVKGPGIDGTTLLQAMLQPRDLFQRLAINETLFPRGIDVVLVHDDLIVAIPRTTRLVASGA from the coding sequence ATGACGACGGTTGCAGAATTGCCCGCGGGCTTTGCCGACAAGGTGCTGTCGGCGCAGTCGACCTTCCGCTCCGTGATGGACGCGATGGCGCGTCCCGGCAACGCGCAACGGGTCACGGCAGCTGTCGGCGCGCCCGCCGGCATGATGGGCGGCGCGGCGGCGATCGCGCTGACGCTGTTCGATCACGACACGCCGATCTGGCTCGATGCCGCGATGTCGGCCACGCCTGATGTGGCGAAGTGGCTCAAGTTCCATACCAGTGCGCCGGTGATCGCGGATTCCTCGATCGCCAGCTTCGCCCTCGTCGGCGACGCCAAGAGCCTGCCGACGCTCGATCGCTTCGCGTTCGGCAGCAACGAATATCCTGACAGGTCGACGACGCTGATCCTGCAGGTCGAGAGCCTGACGCAGGGTCCTACATTCGAGGTGAAGGGGCCGGGCATCGACGGTACAACGCTGCTGCAGGCGATGCTCCAGCCGCGCGACCTTTTTCAGCGGCTCGCCATCAATGAAACCCTGTTCCCGCGCGGCATCGATGTCGTGCTGGTCCATGACGACTTGATTGTCGCGATTCCCCGAACCACGCGGCTGGTCGCAAGCGGAGCGTAG
- a CDS encoding carbon-phosphorus lyase complex subunit PhnI, with protein sequence MYVAVKGGERAIENAHRLLAHERRGDRDVPELSLAQIAEQLSLGVDRVMTEGSLYDRELAALAIKQARGDLIEAIFLVRAFRATLPRFGATEPVDTGEMQVRRRISSTFKDIPGGQILGPTFDYTHRLLDPQLADGFVPEQPATSEATQAATPRVTDILGRDGLIEPSPAADAAAPVGDLTREPLSFPADRDLRLQNLARADEGFLLALGYSSQRGYGRTHPFAGEIRFGEVEVEFFAEDAGFAVPLGSIELTECQMVNQFKGSATEAPCFTRGYGLAFGQSERKTMSMALVDRSLRARELGEEVIAPAQDEEFVMSHSDNVQATGFVEHLKLPHYVDFQSELGLLRKLRKEFAEASEAPDMQEAAE encoded by the coding sequence ATGTATGTAGCCGTCAAAGGAGGCGAACGCGCCATTGAGAACGCCCACCGCCTGCTGGCGCATGAGCGGCGTGGCGACCGTGATGTGCCCGAACTCTCGTTGGCGCAAATTGCCGAGCAACTCTCGCTCGGCGTCGACCGCGTCATGACGGAAGGCTCGCTCTACGACCGCGAGCTGGCGGCACTCGCGATCAAGCAGGCGCGCGGCGACCTGATCGAGGCGATCTTCCTGGTCCGTGCCTTCCGTGCCACGCTGCCCCGTTTTGGCGCGACCGAGCCGGTCGACACCGGCGAGATGCAGGTGCGGCGGCGCATCTCTTCGACCTTCAAGGACATTCCGGGTGGTCAGATCCTGGGGCCGACTTTCGATTATACCCATCGCTTGCTGGACCCGCAGCTTGCGGACGGCTTTGTGCCGGAGCAGCCGGCGACGTCGGAGGCAACGCAGGCGGCAACGCCACGCGTCACCGACATTCTCGGTCGCGATGGCCTGATCGAACCGTCGCCGGCGGCAGATGCTGCTGCGCCGGTCGGCGATCTCACGCGCGAGCCGCTCAGCTTTCCGGCCGACCGCGATCTGCGGCTGCAGAATCTTGCGCGTGCCGACGAGGGATTCCTGCTTGCGCTCGGCTATTCCTCACAGCGCGGCTATGGCCGTACCCATCCCTTTGCCGGCGAAATCCGTTTCGGCGAGGTAGAGGTGGAATTCTTCGCCGAGGATGCGGGCTTTGCCGTCCCGCTCGGCTCGATCGAGCTGACCGAGTGCCAGATGGTCAACCAGTTCAAGGGATCGGCGACGGAGGCGCCGTGTTTTACGCGCGGTTATGGCCTGGCCTTCGGACAAAGCGAGCGCAAGACCATGTCGATGGCGCTGGTCGACCGCAGCCTGCGCGCCCGCGAGCTGGGCGAGGAAGTGATCGCGCCGGCCCAGGACGAGGAGTTCGTGATGTCGCATTCCGATAATGTGCAGGCGACCGGCTTCGTCGAGCATCTCAAGCTGCCGCATTACGTCGACTTTCAGTCCGAGCTCGGTCTGTTGCGCAAGCTGCGCAAGGAGTTCGCCGAGGCCAGTGAGGCGCCGGACATGCAGGAGGCCGCGGAATGA
- a CDS encoding alpha-D-ribose 1-methylphosphonate 5-phosphate C-P-lyase PhnJ — protein sequence MNAPAYNFGYLDEQTKRMIRRAILKAIAIPGYQVPFASREMPMPYGWGTGGVQVTAAILGPQDVLKVIDQGSDDTTNAISIRKFFGKTAGVATTTSTIDATVIQTRHRIPEAPLHAGQVLVYQVPIPEPLRFLEPRETETRRMHALGEYGLMHVKLYEDIARFGHIATSYAYPVKVNARYVMDPSPTPKFDNPKMDNCPALQLFGAGREKRIYAIPPHTNVVSLDFEDHPFTRYRFDAPCALCGADDSYLDEIVTDDKGGRMFVCSDTDYCESRQLAGHRGSESAAPHKERAHG from the coding sequence ATGAACGCGCCAGCTTACAATTTCGGCTATCTCGACGAACAGACAAAGCGGATGATCCGCCGCGCGATCCTGAAGGCGATCGCGATTCCCGGCTATCAAGTGCCGTTCGCGAGCCGCGAGATGCCGATGCCCTATGGCTGGGGCACCGGCGGCGTGCAGGTGACGGCGGCGATCCTCGGGCCACAGGACGTGTTGAAGGTGATCGATCAGGGTTCGGACGACACCACCAACGCGATCTCGATCCGGAAATTCTTCGGCAAGACCGCTGGTGTCGCGACCACCACGTCCACGATAGACGCCACCGTGATCCAGACCCGGCACCGGATTCCCGAAGCGCCGCTGCATGCGGGGCAGGTGCTGGTCTATCAGGTGCCGATCCCCGAGCCGCTGCGATTCCTGGAGCCGCGCGAGACCGAGACGCGGCGTATGCATGCGCTGGGCGAATATGGCCTGATGCACGTCAAGCTGTACGAAGACATTGCGCGCTTCGGCCATATCGCGACCTCCTATGCCTACCCGGTAAAGGTGAATGCGCGCTATGTGATGGATCCGTCGCCGACACCGAAATTCGACAATCCGAAGATGGATAATTGCCCGGCGCTGCAACTGTTCGGCGCCGGCCGCGAAAAGCGCATCTACGCGATCCCGCCGCATACCAACGTCGTGTCGCTCGATTTCGAGGATCACCCGTTCACGCGCTACCGGTTCGACGCGCCGTGCGCGCTGTGCGGCGCGGACGATTCCTATCTCGACGAAATCGTCACCGACGACAAAGGCGGGAGGATGTTCGTATGCTCGGATACCGATTATTGCGAGTCTCGCCAGTTGGCCGGCCATCGCGGCAGCGAGAGCGCGGCTCCGCACAAGGAGAGGGCGCATGGCTGA
- the phnK gene encoding phosphonate C-P lyase system protein PhnK encodes MAEPQDPRQDDQPLLVAENLGKNYDRLTACRDVSFALYPGEVLAIVGESGSGKSTLLQLLSAQLAPSAGRVSYRMRDGVLRDLASLGEAERRFLFRTDWGYVHQDPAQGLRMAVSAGANVGERLMAVGWNHYGRIRHTASSWLERVEIDTARIDDAPRTYSGGMRQRLQIARNLVTEPRLVFMDEPTGGLDVSVQARLLDLMRNLVSELGLAAIVVTHDLAVARLLSHRVMVMKGGRVIETGLTDQVLDDPREPYTQLLVSSILPA; translated from the coding sequence ATGGCTGAGCCGCAAGACCCCAGGCAGGACGATCAGCCGCTTCTGGTCGCCGAAAACCTCGGCAAGAATTACGACCGGTTGACCGCCTGCCGCGACGTTTCCTTTGCGCTTTATCCCGGCGAGGTGCTGGCTATCGTCGGCGAGTCCGGGTCGGGCAAGTCGACGCTGCTGCAACTGTTGTCCGCGCAGCTCGCGCCGAGCGCCGGGCGGGTATCATACCGGATGCGGGACGGCGTGTTGCGCGATCTCGCCAGCCTCGGCGAAGCCGAGCGCCGCTTTCTGTTCCGCACGGATTGGGGCTATGTGCACCAGGACCCCGCGCAAGGACTGCGGATGGCGGTCTCGGCCGGCGCCAATGTCGGCGAGCGGCTGATGGCGGTGGGCTGGAATCATTACGGCCGTATCCGTCATACCGCCTCGTCCTGGCTGGAGCGCGTCGAGATCGACACCGCGCGCATCGACGACGCGCCGCGCACCTATTCCGGCGGCATGCGGCAGCGGTTGCAGATCGCGCGCAATCTGGTCACCGAGCCGCGGCTGGTATTCATGGACGAGCCGACCGGCGGGCTCGACGTATCGGTGCAGGCGCGCCTACTCGATCTGATGCGCAATCTCGTCAGCGAGCTCGGCCTTGCCGCTATCGTTGTCACCCATGACCTCGCCGTGGCGCGGCTGTTGTCGCACCGCGTAATGGTGATGAAGGGTGGGCGCGTCATTGAAACCGGCCTGACCGACCAGGTGCTCGACGACCCCCGCGAGCCCTATACCCAACTGCTCGTTTCCTCGATCCTTCCGGCATGA
- the phnL gene encoding phosphonate C-P lyase system protein PhnL, with translation MTAMIDITSAEKTFTMHLQGGVELPVVRGVSFQVEPGECVVLSGPSGAGKSSILKMIFGNYRCDGGRIGIRHQGTVIDLATAEPRQVLSVRRSTIGYVSQFLRAVPRVATIDVVAEPLIANGAARGEARERAGALLRRLNIPERLWALPPSTFSGGEQQRVNIARGFISDLPILLLDEPTASLDAANRAVVVDLIEQKKRQGVAVVAIVHDDEIRHLIADRIVDVTSFAAAA, from the coding sequence ATGACTGCGATGATCGACATCACCAGCGCCGAAAAGACCTTTACCATGCACCTGCAGGGCGGCGTTGAGCTGCCCGTGGTGCGCGGCGTCTCGTTTCAGGTCGAGCCGGGCGAATGCGTCGTGCTGTCGGGCCCTTCCGGCGCCGGAAAATCCTCGATCCTGAAAATGATCTTTGGCAATTACCGCTGCGATGGCGGCCGAATCGGCATCCGGCATCAGGGGACAGTGATCGACCTTGCCACAGCCGAGCCGCGGCAGGTGCTCAGCGTGCGCCGCTCGACCATCGGCTATGTCAGCCAGTTCTTGCGGGCGGTACCGCGGGTCGCCACCATCGACGTGGTGGCGGAGCCGCTGATTGCGAATGGAGCTGCACGCGGGGAAGCTCGCGAGAGGGCGGGTGCGCTGCTGCGTCGCCTCAACATTCCCGAGCGGCTGTGGGCGCTGCCGCCATCGACGTTCTCAGGTGGCGAGCAGCAGCGGGTCAACATCGCGCGTGGTTTCATTTCCGATCTGCCAATTCTGTTGCTGGACGAGCCGACAGCTTCGCTCGATGCCGCCAATCGCGCTGTTGTCGTCGATTTGATTGAACAGAAGAAACGGCAGGGCGTCGCGGTGGTGGCGATCGTCCATGACGACGAAATTCGCCATCTGATCGCCGACCGCATCGTCGACGTGACATCATTTGCCGCCGCGGCTTGA
- a CDS encoding alpha-D-ribose 1-methylphosphonate 5-triphosphate diphosphatase: protein MTSKQETILGNARIVLADRVIEHGWVAFADGRIAEYGEGGAPSGSEDAGGDLIMPGLIELHTDHLEMHYVPRPKVFWDPIASVVSYDGQLATSGITTVLDSLRVWREDGAEEVDGRAGVLAEAIASAREANLLRAEHFLHLRCEIPMPSVVEEAKELIDRPDVRLMSLMDHTPGQRQFRDEVKLRDYYRGKGGGKTDAELDALFEKRFHYQKTHAAANMREIVALAHRYEIPLASHDDTTEENVADAIQDRVAVAEFPTTMEAARGLHQAGIGILMGAPNVVRGGSHSGNIAAIDLAREGLLDILSSDYIPSSLLMAALQLPQDVPAIDLASAVRTVTKTPAEAVGLADRGEIAPGKRADVIRVHVARNIPVVRSVWREGRRVA, encoded by the coding sequence ATGACTTCGAAGCAAGAAACCATCCTCGGCAACGCCCGCATCGTCCTGGCCGATCGCGTGATCGAGCACGGCTGGGTCGCTTTCGCCGATGGCCGCATCGCCGAATACGGCGAGGGCGGTGCGCCGTCAGGCAGCGAGGACGCCGGCGGCGATCTGATCATGCCAGGCCTGATCGAGCTGCATACCGACCATCTCGAAATGCACTATGTGCCACGCCCAAAGGTATTCTGGGATCCGATCGCGTCGGTGGTTTCCTATGACGGACAGTTGGCCACCTCGGGCATCACCACGGTTCTGGATTCGCTCCGGGTCTGGCGTGAGGACGGCGCCGAGGAGGTCGACGGAAGGGCAGGCGTGCTGGCGGAGGCGATCGCATCCGCGCGCGAGGCGAACCTGCTGCGCGCAGAGCATTTCCTGCATCTGCGGTGCGAAATCCCGATGCCAAGCGTCGTCGAGGAGGCCAAGGAGCTGATCGACCGGCCTGACGTCCGGCTGATGTCGCTAATGGACCACACGCCGGGCCAGCGCCAGTTCCGCGACGAGGTCAAGCTGCGCGACTATTACCGCGGCAAGGGCGGCGGCAAGACCGACGCCGAACTCGATGCGCTGTTCGAAAAGCGCTTCCACTATCAAAAGACCCATGCCGCGGCCAACATGCGCGAGATCGTGGCGCTTGCCCATCGATATGAAATCCCGCTCGCCAGCCACGACGACACGACCGAGGAAAATGTCGCCGACGCGATCCAGGACCGCGTCGCAGTGGCGGAGTTTCCGACCACGATGGAAGCCGCGCGCGGCCTGCATCAGGCTGGCATCGGTATCTTGATGGGGGCACCGAACGTGGTTCGCGGCGGTTCGCATTCCGGCAACATCGCCGCCATCGATCTCGCCCGCGAGGGACTTTTGGACATCCTGTCGTCCGACTACATCCCTTCGAGTCTTTTGATGGCAGCCCTGCAATTGCCGCAGGATGTGCCGGCGATCGATCTGGCCTCGGCCGTCCGCACCGTCACCAAGACGCCGGCCGAAGCGGTCGGTCTTGCGGACCGCGGCGAGATCGCACCCGGCAAGCGGGCCGATGTAATCCGGGTGCATGTCGCCCGCAACATTCCGGTGGTGCGCAGCGTCTGGCGGGAAGGGCGGCGCGTAGCATGA
- the phnN gene encoding phosphonate metabolism protein/1,5-bisphosphokinase (PRPP-forming) PhnN, which yields MTETLTTTAPDQAAAIGPGRLILVVGPSGAGKDTLLSLAKVACAEDSSIVFPRRVITREASASEENEEVSAGTFQEALARGEYAMHWEAHGHCYALSRAIDNEIRAGRTIVVNVSRTVIGAMRRAYADVVVVSITAPPNVLAERIAMRRRNSDGKLEARLGRTVEDAAAAPDVTIVNTGSAEYHARQLVRVIKSEKWDDRRES from the coding sequence ATGACGGAAACACTGACAACCACAGCGCCAGACCAGGCGGCCGCGATCGGGCCGGGCCGGTTGATTCTGGTGGTCGGCCCAAGCGGCGCCGGCAAGGACACGCTGCTCAGCCTCGCCAAGGTGGCCTGCGCCGAGGACAGCAGCATTGTGTTTCCCCGCCGCGTGATCACGCGTGAAGCGTCGGCGTCGGAGGAAAACGAAGAGGTCAGCGCCGGCACGTTTCAGGAGGCGCTGGCGCGTGGCGAATACGCCATGCATTGGGAAGCCCATGGCCATTGCTATGCATTGTCGCGCGCGATCGACAACGAAATCCGCGCCGGACGAACGATCGTGGTCAACGTATCGCGCACCGTGATTGGCGCGATGCGCCGCGCCTATGCCGACGTGGTGGTGGTTTCGATCACCGCGCCGCCGAACGTTCTGGCCGAACGGATTGCGATGCGGCGGCGGAACAGCGACGGCAAGCTCGAAGCCCGCCTGGGTCGCACGGTGGAGGATGCGGCGGCCGCGCCCGACGTCACCATCGTCAATACCGGCAGCGCCGAGTATCATGCCCGCCAGCTCGTCCGCGTCATCAAGAGCGAGAAATGGGACGATCGACGGGAGAGCTAA
- a CDS encoding pyridoxamine 5'-phosphate oxidase family protein, giving the protein MTVIATIEQLEAIYGFPNDASTVKVANRITPAYRALMDKSPFAALATCGPEGLDCSPRGDLPGFVRVHDEKTLMMPDRRGNNRCDSLRNIVRDPRVALLFLIPGSGSTLRINGRAHVSADPELLASFKMEGKAPRTVIVMTVEEVYFQCARAIARSDLWNPDKRVDPRSLPTPGQILAEMSDNTVGGEKYDREWPERARQTMW; this is encoded by the coding sequence ATGACTGTGATCGCGACCATCGAGCAACTTGAGGCCATCTACGGCTTTCCCAACGATGCCTCGACCGTCAAGGTCGCGAACAGGATCACGCCGGCCTATCGGGCGTTGATGGACAAGTCGCCGTTTGCGGCGCTGGCGACCTGCGGGCCGGAAGGGCTGGACTGTTCGCCGCGCGGCGACTTGCCGGGCTTCGTTCGCGTCCACGACGAGAAGACGCTGATGATGCCAGACCGGCGCGGCAACAACCGCTGCGATTCGCTGCGCAATATCGTGCGCGATCCGCGGGTGGCGCTTTTGTTTCTTATCCCGGGTTCCGGCAGCACACTGCGCATCAACGGCCGCGCGCATGTCTCGGCCGATCCGGAACTGCTCGCGTCCTTCAAGATGGAAGGCAAGGCGCCGCGCACCGTCATCGTCATGACGGTCGAAGAGGTTTACTTCCAGTGCGCGCGGGCCATCGCCCGTTCCGATCTCTGGAATCCCGACAAGCGCGTCGATCCGAGAAGCTTGCCGACGCCCGGCCAGATACTTGCCGAAATGAGCGACAATACCGTCGGCGGCGAGAAGTACGATCGGGAATGGCCGGAGCGCGCGCGGCAGACCATGTGGTGA